A DNA window from Chloroflexota bacterium contains the following coding sequences:
- a CDS encoding metal-sensitive transcriptional regulator: MDDIHRRDALQRLASIEGHLRGIRRMIEEDAYCVDVLKQTYAVQRAIDRLEELLLKGHLSSCVPEAFADGRSGQALEELAELFALARR, translated from the coding sequence GTGGATGACATCCACCGACGCGACGCGCTCCAGCGCCTCGCGTCAATCGAAGGGCACCTTCGCGGCATCCGCCGCATGATCGAGGAGGATGCGTACTGCGTTGATGTCCTCAAGCAGACCTACGCGGTGCAGCGCGCCATCGACCGGCTGGAAGAGCTGCTGTTGAAGGGCCATCTCAGCTCGTGCGTGCCGGAGGCCTTCGCCGATGGCCGAAGCGGCCAGGCCCTGGAAGAGCTGGCCGAGCTGTTCGCCCTGGCGCGCCGCTGA
- a CDS encoding heavy metal translocating P-type ATPase, whose product MTAPPQTSPRSDRREASLPISGMTCASCVRRVERALKKVPGVEEASVNLATERARVIFDPAIADFAAMRESVERAGYGIREALSEGPRTPTIDQRSNDDEARDSEIDDLQRRFIVSLVAAAVLMAAMYLPLPVDRTMLNLGLLAIATPIQFWAGARFYRAAWAAGRHGSTNMDTLVAVGTSAAFISSAFVTLWPDLAVRMGFPLHVYYETATTIIALILMGRWLEARARRRMSAAISALVDLQPRSARIIRGAAEVDVPVDSVVVGDLVRVRPGERIPVDGVVEEGASTVDESMVTGESVPVEKRPGDVAIGATVNRTGSFVFRATRVGADTTLAQIVRLVEEAQGSKAPIQRLADTVAGYFVPAVIAFALVTGAVWFALGPEPRISMALETFVAVLIIACPCAMGLATPTAIMVGTGVGAERGVLIRGGEAIQSAERVSAVVLDKTGTLTLGKPEVTDIIPADGAAERELLRLAAAAEVGSEHPLGEAIVDRARTTGIELPRAEHFRSVTGEGVCARVDAREVVLGNRPMFDRMAISLDGLGAQAEALAAEGRTPLLVAVDGRALGVIGVADRPRAEAAEAVGLLIALGLDVWMLTGDHHRTAEAVARQIGVPNVLAETLPDQKADKIRELQRQGHVVAMVGDGINDAPALAQADLGIAIGAGTDVALAASDVTLITSDLRKIVTAIALARKTMALIRQNLFWAFVYNVILIPVAAGALFPFFGVLLNPTLAAGAMAMSSVSVVTNSLRLRGFRQPATAAEIAHPSRLAVLAEWGYLMAIGLGAAIVGLIALWIARSGGGHSM is encoded by the coding sequence ATGACCGCTCCACCGCAGACGTCGCCCCGGTCCGACCGTCGCGAAGCAAGTCTCCCCATCTCGGGGATGACCTGCGCGAGCTGCGTCCGCCGCGTCGAACGGGCTCTCAAGAAGGTCCCCGGGGTTGAAGAGGCCTCGGTGAACCTGGCCACGGAGCGCGCTCGGGTCATCTTCGATCCCGCCATCGCGGACTTCGCGGCCATGCGGGAGTCGGTCGAGCGCGCCGGCTACGGGATCCGCGAAGCTCTGAGTGAGGGGCCGCGGACGCCGACCATCGACCAGCGGTCGAACGACGACGAGGCTCGGGATTCGGAGATCGACGACCTCCAACGACGGTTCATCGTCAGCTTGGTGGCAGCCGCGGTTCTGATGGCCGCGATGTATCTGCCGCTCCCCGTCGATCGGACGATGTTGAACCTGGGCCTGCTGGCCATCGCCACGCCGATTCAGTTCTGGGCCGGCGCGCGGTTCTATCGAGCCGCGTGGGCCGCCGGGCGGCACGGCTCAACCAACATGGACACGCTGGTCGCGGTTGGGACGTCTGCCGCGTTCATCTCCTCCGCTTTCGTCACGCTGTGGCCGGACCTTGCCGTCCGCATGGGGTTCCCGCTGCACGTGTATTACGAGACGGCGACGACGATCATCGCGCTCATCCTGATGGGGCGATGGCTGGAGGCGCGCGCGCGGAGGCGCATGTCCGCCGCGATCTCGGCACTCGTGGATCTCCAGCCGAGGTCCGCGCGCATCATCCGAGGCGCCGCCGAGGTCGACGTCCCGGTCGACTCGGTCGTGGTCGGCGACCTCGTGCGCGTCCGCCCGGGCGAGCGGATCCCGGTGGACGGCGTCGTCGAAGAGGGCGCGTCGACGGTCGACGAGTCGATGGTGACCGGCGAGTCCGTCCCCGTCGAAAAGCGGCCGGGCGACGTGGCTATCGGCGCGACGGTGAATCGCACGGGCAGCTTCGTCTTTCGCGCCACGCGCGTTGGAGCGGACACGACCCTCGCCCAGATCGTGCGGCTCGTCGAAGAGGCCCAGGGCTCCAAGGCCCCGATCCAGCGGCTTGCGGACACGGTCGCCGGGTACTTCGTGCCGGCGGTCATCGCCTTCGCCCTTGTAACCGGCGCCGTTTGGTTCGCGCTCGGCCCCGAGCCCCGAATCTCGATGGCGCTGGAGACGTTCGTCGCCGTCTTGATCATTGCGTGCCCATGCGCCATGGGGCTCGCCACGCCGACGGCGATCATGGTCGGCACCGGCGTCGGCGCCGAGCGCGGCGTTCTCATCCGGGGTGGGGAGGCCATCCAGTCGGCAGAGCGCGTCTCCGCCGTCGTCCTCGACAAGACCGGAACCCTGACTCTGGGGAAGCCCGAGGTGACCGACATCATCCCGGCCGACGGCGCAGCCGAGCGCGAGCTGCTGCGATTGGCCGCGGCTGCGGAAGTTGGATCCGAGCACCCGCTCGGCGAGGCGATCGTGGATCGCGCGCGCACAACGGGCATCGAGCTTCCGCGCGCCGAGCATTTCCGCTCCGTGACCGGGGAGGGCGTGTGCGCGCGCGTGGACGCGCGGGAGGTCGTGTTGGGGAACCGCCCCATGTTCGATCGGATGGCCATCTCGCTCGACGGCCTGGGCGCACAGGCGGAGGCGCTCGCCGCGGAGGGCCGAACGCCGCTCCTGGTCGCGGTTGATGGCCGCGCCCTCGGCGTGATCGGAGTCGCCGACCGACCGCGTGCCGAGGCCGCGGAGGCAGTCGGGCTGCTCATTGCCCTCGGGCTCGACGTCTGGATGTTGACCGGCGACCACCACCGAACCGCGGAGGCCGTGGCGCGCCAGATCGGCGTGCCGAACGTGCTGGCCGAGACCCTCCCGGATCAGAAGGCCGACAAGATTCGCGAGCTTCAGCGCCAGGGGCACGTGGTGGCGATGGTGGGCGATGGCATCAACGATGCGCCGGCCCTCGCCCAGGCGGACCTCGGCATCGCCATCGGCGCCGGCACCGACGTGGCGCTGGCCGCGTCCGACGTCACCCTCATCACGAGCGATCTGCGGAAGATCGTGACGGCCATCGCCCTCGCCCGGAAAACGATGGCGCTGATCCGCCAGAATCTGTTCTGGGCCTTCGTCTACAACGTGATCCTGATACCGGTAGCCGCCGGCGCCCTCTTCCCGTTCTTCGGCGTTCTGTTGAACCCCACGCTCGCCGCCGGCGCGATGGCGATGTCCAGCGTGAGCGTCGTCACCAACTCGCTTCG